In a single window of the Hoyosella subflava DQS3-9A1 genome:
- a CDS encoding response regulator, which produces MAVPGDQIRVALIDDQQLVRAGFRMVIDSQPDMSVVIEASDGDQGVREIARVGCDIVLMDVQMPRLNGIDATRRLTDMGDTPKVVVLTTFDNDDYVMNAISAGASGFLLKDADPEQLLAAIRTVHRGDAVMAPKATQKLLRHVGPLLRDGSDPGKKRPSLPAELTPREVEILTAMGRGLSNSEIAETFFVSEATVKTHVGRVLAKTQSRDRVQAVILAFQIGLVRPEDLLRGV; this is translated from the coding sequence ATGGCCGTGCCCGGGGACCAGATTCGCGTTGCTCTCATTGACGACCAGCAGCTGGTCCGTGCGGGCTTCCGGATGGTCATCGATTCACAGCCTGACATGAGCGTGGTCATCGAAGCCTCAGATGGTGACCAGGGTGTGCGGGAAATAGCCAGGGTTGGCTGTGACATCGTTCTGATGGATGTTCAGATGCCGCGGCTCAATGGGATAGACGCCACTCGGCGCCTGACGGACATGGGGGACACGCCCAAGGTCGTCGTGCTGACGACCTTCGACAACGACGACTATGTCATGAACGCGATCAGTGCCGGAGCGAGTGGTTTTCTTCTGAAGGACGCAGATCCTGAGCAGCTCCTCGCCGCGATCCGGACCGTGCACCGTGGCGACGCTGTGATGGCGCCGAAGGCCACGCAGAAGCTGCTGCGTCACGTTGGGCCGCTGCTTCGTGACGGATCAGATCCGGGTAAAAAGCGGCCCTCCCTCCCTGCGGAGCTCACGCCTCGGGAGGTCGAAATTCTGACGGCAATGGGCCGGGGCCTTTCCAACAGTGAGATCGCCGAGACGTTCTTCGTGTCTGAAGCCACAGTGAAAACGCACGTGGGTCGCGTGCTTGCGAAGACGCAGTCCCGTGATCGCGTGCAGGCCGTGATCCTCGCTTTCCAGATTGGCCTTGTGCGGCCGGAAGACCTGCTGCGCGGAGTCTGA
- the rfbD gene encoding dTDP-4-dehydrorhamnose reductase, translated as MRILVTGARGQVGQQIVRRGAATGLEVVGMSSTELDITVESSVHSALTEVRPNVVINCAAYTAVDKAELDFQRAADVNGRGARNIATACHTTEAHLIHVSTDYVFGGDASEPYEIDAPKNPKTVYGRTKLDGEGAVRAVAPSAQIVRTAWVFTGTGSDFVATMHRLESERQFIDVVDDQVGSPTYAADLADGLLRLASTAQSRTVTTLHAANSGTATWYQLARAVFEEIGADPDRIRPCTTEEFPRPAPRPRYSVLSDRAWRAAGLEPLRPWRDALHAALADHSPQA; from the coding sequence GTGCGAATCCTTGTGACCGGAGCCCGTGGCCAGGTAGGGCAGCAAATCGTGCGACGCGGTGCGGCGACCGGCTTGGAAGTCGTCGGGATGTCGTCGACCGAACTCGACATCACCGTTGAATCGTCGGTCCACAGCGCGCTCACCGAGGTGCGGCCGAACGTAGTGATCAACTGCGCCGCTTACACCGCGGTCGATAAGGCAGAGCTGGATTTCCAGCGCGCAGCCGATGTCAACGGCCGCGGAGCTAGGAATATCGCGACTGCGTGTCACACGACAGAGGCGCATCTCATCCACGTGTCGACCGATTACGTGTTTGGCGGAGACGCGTCGGAGCCGTACGAGATCGATGCGCCAAAAAACCCCAAAACTGTGTACGGACGCACCAAGCTGGATGGTGAAGGCGCGGTGCGCGCGGTCGCGCCGTCAGCTCAGATCGTTCGCACTGCCTGGGTTTTCACGGGCACAGGGAGTGACTTTGTCGCGACCATGCACCGGCTCGAGTCAGAACGCCAATTCATCGATGTGGTCGACGATCAGGTTGGCTCACCGACCTATGCTGCTGACCTCGCGGATGGTCTGCTCCGGCTTGCCAGCACGGCCCAGAGCAGAACAGTGACGACGCTGCATGCGGCGAACTCCGGCACAGCCACCTGGTATCAGCTCGCGCGAGCTGTGTTCGAAGAGATAGGAGCGGATCCGGACCGGATTCGGCCGTGCACCACCGAGGAGTTCCCGCGGCCTGCGCCGCGTCCTCGGTATTCGGTTCTGTCGGACCGGGCCTGGCGGGCGGCGGGACTCGAACCCCTGCGGCCGTGGCGTGACGCGCTGCACGCCGCACTCGCAGATCACAGTCCTCAGGCGTGA
- a CDS encoding pseudouridine synthase, with translation MPKLPLPVRNGLGPARVRVAPGSPAVTMFGYLVERFPGSDEFWTAQSHLGLVVDQNGRTITPDTAYQPGRLIYYYREPIPERPVPFSLTVLHQDERIVVVDKPHFLATIPRGQHVTETALVRARRQTGIMDLTPAHRLDRMTAGVLILVADPRFRQPYQDLFARREVVKTYEAVARYDETVSLPATVYSRIVKQSGVMVAEELPGEPNSETVVELAEIVGEYARYRLRPITGKTHQLRLHMASLGIPISGDNYYPEYKPVTREDFSRPLRLLAREIEFTDPLTNEPRHFTSQQHLSIPAS, from the coding sequence ATGCCTAAGCTTCCGCTGCCAGTCCGAAACGGTTTGGGTCCCGCACGCGTTCGTGTCGCGCCTGGATCACCAGCAGTGACGATGTTCGGCTACCTGGTCGAACGCTTCCCGGGCTCCGATGAATTCTGGACTGCACAATCACATCTTGGACTTGTCGTAGATCAGAACGGACGCACGATCACACCGGACACCGCCTATCAACCGGGACGCCTGATCTATTACTACCGGGAACCGATTCCGGAACGTCCCGTCCCCTTCAGCCTGACAGTGCTTCACCAGGACGAGCGGATCGTCGTAGTCGACAAGCCGCACTTTCTGGCGACAATTCCCCGTGGACAGCACGTGACCGAGACGGCGCTGGTTCGGGCACGCCGACAAACGGGAATCATGGATCTGACTCCGGCGCACCGGCTCGACCGGATGACCGCAGGGGTGCTCATACTTGTGGCGGACCCGCGCTTCCGGCAGCCTTACCAAGACCTTTTCGCGCGCCGGGAAGTCGTCAAAACCTATGAGGCAGTGGCCCGGTATGACGAGACGGTCAGCCTCCCCGCGACGGTGTACAGCCGGATCGTGAAGCAGTCAGGTGTGATGGTGGCCGAGGAATTGCCCGGCGAGCCAAATAGTGAAACCGTGGTGGAACTCGCCGAGATCGTAGGGGAGTACGCGCGATACCGACTGCGTCCGATAACGGGTAAGACACACCAGTTGCGGCTACATATGGCGTCGCTGGGCATCCCGATCTCGGGTGACAACTATTATCCGGAGTACAAGCCAGTTACCCGAGAGGACTTCTCCCGGCCGTTGCGGCTGCTCGCCCGCGAGATCGAATTCACCGACCCGCTCACCAACGAGCCTAGGCATTTCACCAGCCAGCAACACCTATCTATCCCGGCCAGTTAG
- a CDS encoding coenzyme F420-0:L-glutamate ligase: MTQLDHASADDLRIIPLRGIPEITSGADLGQILADAAPWLEDGDIIVVTSKAVSKAEGRIVQAPSDPDERDALRRNLVEQEAVRVLARFGRTLITENQLGIVQAASGVDGSNVATNELALLPEDPDASAAEIRARIKQVLGADVAVIVTDTMGRAWRLGQTDAAIGACGLRVLHAYAGAHDDYGNDLLVTSVAVADELAAAADLVKGKLTATPAAVIRGFATVDDGSTARELIRSGEEDLFWLGTSEALERGRREALLVRRSVREFTGAPVDANVIREAFGEALTAPAPHHTRPVRFIWLRTLETRLRLLDAMRTAWRQDLVKDGLSEEAIERRLARGEILYRAPEVVIPFLVPEGAHDYPDAARRYAETTMFTVAVGAAVQGLLVALAVRGIGSCWVGSTIFAPTVVRSELGLQNDWTPLGAIALGHPSSPLAVRPPRETEELVWEV, encoded by the coding sequence GTGACCCAGCTCGACCACGCGTCTGCTGACGACCTGCGGATCATCCCGCTGCGGGGCATTCCCGAGATAACGTCCGGTGCCGACCTGGGGCAAATCCTCGCAGACGCGGCACCGTGGCTCGAAGATGGTGACATCATCGTCGTTACGAGCAAAGCGGTGTCGAAGGCCGAAGGCCGAATCGTCCAGGCCCCATCCGATCCGGATGAACGAGATGCGCTGCGCCGCAACCTTGTCGAGCAGGAGGCGGTGCGGGTTCTTGCCCGGTTCGGGAGAACGCTCATTACCGAGAACCAGCTTGGAATCGTCCAAGCTGCATCTGGCGTAGACGGTTCGAACGTCGCGACAAACGAACTAGCACTCCTGCCCGAAGATCCGGATGCAAGTGCGGCAGAAATTCGCGCGCGTATCAAACAGGTACTCGGCGCAGACGTTGCAGTCATCGTCACAGATACGATGGGCCGCGCGTGGCGCCTCGGACAAACCGACGCCGCAATCGGGGCATGCGGTCTGCGAGTCCTCCATGCGTATGCTGGTGCGCACGACGACTACGGCAACGATCTGCTCGTTACCAGCGTCGCCGTTGCGGATGAACTCGCTGCCGCCGCTGACCTCGTCAAAGGAAAGCTCACCGCGACACCGGCCGCAGTCATTCGCGGATTCGCGACCGTCGACGACGGTTCAACTGCACGGGAGCTGATCCGTAGTGGCGAGGAAGACCTCTTCTGGCTCGGAACCAGCGAAGCTCTCGAACGAGGCCGCCGGGAAGCACTTCTGGTGCGCCGCTCTGTCCGTGAGTTCACCGGTGCGCCGGTCGACGCGAACGTTATCCGCGAAGCCTTTGGTGAGGCGCTCACCGCTCCTGCCCCGCACCACACGCGGCCGGTTCGCTTCATCTGGCTGCGGACGCTAGAGACGCGCCTACGACTTCTCGATGCGATGCGCACGGCGTGGCGTCAGGACCTCGTGAAGGACGGTCTCTCCGAGGAGGCGATCGAGCGGCGGCTCGCGCGCGGTGAAATCCTCTACCGCGCACCAGAAGTCGTCATCCCCTTCCTCGTTCCCGAAGGCGCCCACGACTATCCTGACGCCGCACGCCGATACGCCGAGACAACCATGTTTACTGTCGCTGTGGGTGCCGCGGTCCAGGGTCTGCTGGTTGCTCTCGCGGTCCGGGGAATCGGGAGTTGCTGGGTAGGATCAACCATATTCGCGCCTACCGTCGTACGGTCGGAACTCGGCCTGCAGAACGACTGGACACCGCTCGGCGCGATCGCTCTCGGACACCCCAGTTCCCCGCTGGCCGTGCGGCCGCCGCGCGAAACCGAGGAACTCGTTTGGGAAGTGTGA
- a CDS encoding TIGR03089 family protein, with translation MTLTDDLLGPILTADPAAPRITFYDDATGERIELSGVTLANWAAKTANFLRDEFMLSTGDKVAVLLPAHWQTAAVLLGSWWAGCEVVLAPDADADLTFATSDTINTAGTDGELVVLSLDPFGRPVPDLPPGATDYASSVRVHGDQYRSYETPSGPVLAGLTAQEVLSRAQAGAAGRGWVATDRILSTLDWGNAEDMITGFVSILAAPASLVQVANLDPRALERRITTEKVTHTLDNQA, from the coding sequence ATGACTCTCACCGACGATTTACTCGGCCCGATCCTCACCGCAGATCCTGCTGCTCCCCGTATCACCTTCTATGACGATGCGACCGGTGAACGCATCGAGTTGTCGGGCGTGACTCTCGCGAACTGGGCCGCGAAAACCGCCAACTTCCTTCGCGACGAGTTCATGCTTTCCACAGGTGACAAGGTCGCGGTGCTTCTTCCAGCGCACTGGCAAACAGCGGCTGTACTCCTGGGTTCCTGGTGGGCTGGCTGTGAAGTTGTGCTTGCCCCGGACGCGGATGCCGACCTCACTTTCGCTACGAGCGACACGATTAACACTGCTGGCACTGACGGGGAACTTGTCGTCCTTTCCCTCGACCCATTCGGTCGCCCCGTTCCCGACCTGCCTCCGGGGGCCACCGACTACGCCTCGTCAGTCCGCGTGCATGGCGACCAGTACCGGTCCTACGAAACCCCCAGTGGCCCCGTACTCGCTGGCCTCACCGCTCAGGAGGTCCTCTCGCGCGCCCAGGCAGGTGCGGCGGGACGGGGCTGGGTAGCGACGGACCGCATCCTGTCGACACTCGACTGGGGCAACGCAGAAGACATGATCACCGGCTTCGTCTCAATCCTGGCTGCGCCTGCTTCACTCGTCCAGGTGGCAAACCTGGATCCGCGTGCCCTCGAGCGCAGGATAACGACCGAGAAGGTGACCCATACGCTGGATAACCAGGCCTAG
- the trhO gene encoding oxygen-dependent tRNA uridine(34) hydroxylase TrhO — protein sequence MSIPKIVLFYVFAPLPDPEALRLWQHTLCEANDLKGRIIISPHGINVTVGGELAQVKRYVRATRGYAPFRDADVKWSDGSGKDFPRLTVKVRQEIVTFGVPGEIKVDTSGVVGGGTRLSPQGVHDLVAQRGDEVVFFDGRNAMEAEVGRFRDAVVTRAESTRDFVAEIDSGRYDHLKDKPVVTYCTGGVRCEVLSALMRNRGFSEVYQLDGGIVRYGEQYRDAGLWEGALYVFDGRMTTTFSPQAKTLGQCTLCSSPTSRFENFPDPEGRDLKLVCERCSPAGTPAGHA from the coding sequence GTGTCGATCCCAAAAATCGTGCTCTTCTATGTGTTCGCGCCGCTGCCAGATCCGGAAGCGCTCCGGCTGTGGCAGCACACGCTGTGTGAGGCGAACGATCTAAAGGGACGTATCATCATCTCCCCGCACGGCATCAACGTCACGGTTGGCGGTGAACTAGCGCAGGTCAAGCGCTATGTGAGGGCGACGCGCGGCTACGCGCCGTTTCGCGATGCGGATGTCAAATGGTCAGATGGCTCCGGTAAGGACTTCCCTCGGCTCACTGTGAAAGTACGGCAAGAGATCGTGACATTTGGTGTTCCCGGAGAGATCAAAGTGGATACCAGCGGTGTGGTCGGGGGCGGCACTCGCTTGAGTCCGCAAGGGGTGCACGACCTTGTCGCACAGCGCGGGGACGAGGTGGTCTTCTTCGATGGCAGGAACGCGATGGAAGCGGAAGTTGGCCGATTTCGCGATGCGGTGGTGACCCGTGCGGAGTCTACGCGCGACTTCGTGGCAGAGATCGACAGCGGGCGCTATGACCACCTGAAAGACAAGCCAGTCGTGACGTACTGCACGGGCGGTGTTCGCTGCGAGGTACTTTCGGCGCTCATGCGCAACCGTGGTTTCAGCGAGGTCTACCAGCTAGACGGTGGAATCGTTCGGTATGGCGAGCAGTACCGTGATGCTGGCCTGTGGGAGGGCGCACTCTACGTGTTCGACGGGCGGATGACGACGACGTTCTCGCCACAGGCGAAAACACTTGGCCAATGCACGCTGTGCTCGTCACCCACCTCACGTTTCGAGAACTTCCCCGACCCGGAGGGTCGCGATCTCAAGCTGGTGTGCGAACGCTGCTCACCAGCCGGGACTCCGGCTGGTCATGCCTAA
- a CDS encoding sensor histidine kinase, translating to MAGPSVPAAEKAVDGSFVSRWFAWSRRNAMRIDIGIAVAVTLFGLLGVLTAADSLLGLVLALGMTVPLAWRRRNPELSGFTVAVFAYASLALIGEPQPAAVGVLFAAYGLAAYGSTLAARAGIVAGALGMGIMGVLNTYEGAPLQARIVNVVFAVILITVVWTFGLIRRFRINEVAGLTERARLLELEREQEMKLAAVEERTRIAREMHDIVAHSLAVVIAQADGGRYAGATNPDAAVDALSQISSTGRQALTDMRALLTVLRDGDSRDLTSAPGIDDIPPLLEHYRRSGVSTTLRVTGTPREISTGAALTAYRIVQESLTNVLKHVGPMATTEVRLAWGESELTVTITDDGRGLAGILPKPEAPGQGVLGMKERAQLYGGWVSAGPGEGGGYEVRAALPYRLAS from the coding sequence ATGGCTGGGCCGTCGGTTCCGGCTGCTGAAAAGGCCGTCGACGGTTCTTTCGTGTCGCGCTGGTTCGCGTGGTCGCGGCGGAACGCAATGCGGATTGACATTGGTATCGCGGTCGCGGTGACACTCTTCGGGCTGTTGGGTGTGCTCACCGCCGCAGATTCGCTGCTGGGGCTGGTGCTCGCGCTCGGTATGACTGTGCCTCTCGCCTGGCGGCGCCGCAATCCCGAGCTCTCCGGCTTCACAGTCGCCGTATTTGCGTACGCCAGCCTCGCGCTGATCGGAGAACCGCAGCCCGCAGCTGTTGGCGTTCTTTTCGCAGCGTATGGGCTTGCTGCGTACGGCTCAACGCTGGCCGCCCGGGCTGGAATCGTGGCCGGTGCGTTAGGCATGGGCATCATGGGCGTGCTCAACACCTACGAGGGTGCGCCGTTGCAGGCGAGAATCGTGAACGTCGTATTCGCCGTCATCCTCATCACGGTGGTGTGGACGTTCGGACTGATCCGCCGTTTCCGCATCAATGAAGTAGCTGGACTCACCGAACGAGCGAGACTCCTCGAGCTCGAGCGGGAACAGGAAATGAAACTCGCCGCGGTTGAGGAGCGCACGCGGATTGCCCGAGAAATGCACGACATCGTGGCTCACTCGCTGGCGGTCGTGATCGCGCAAGCAGACGGTGGCCGGTATGCGGGAGCGACGAATCCGGACGCAGCGGTTGACGCTCTCAGCCAAATCTCGTCCACGGGACGACAAGCGTTGACCGACATGCGTGCCCTGCTCACTGTGCTGCGGGACGGAGATTCGCGAGATCTGACGAGCGCGCCAGGGATTGACGATATACCGCCGCTTCTAGAGCATTACCGCCGCAGCGGCGTATCGACGACCCTGCGGGTCACCGGCACTCCTCGGGAAATCTCCACGGGCGCGGCACTCACCGCATACCGAATCGTGCAGGAATCGCTCACAAACGTGCTCAAACACGTGGGCCCCATGGCGACGACTGAGGTGCGGTTGGCGTGGGGGGAGAGCGAACTGACAGTCACAATCACGGACGACGGGCGTGGTCTGGCCGGAATACTTCCGAAGCCGGAGGCGCCTGGGCAGGGTGTGCTCGGGATGAAGGAACGCGCCCAGCTATACGGCGGCTGGGTTTCGGCGGGCCCCGGTGAGGGTGGTGGCTACGAAGTGCGGGCCGCTCTGCCGTACCGCTTGGCCAGCTGA
- a CDS encoding glycosyltransferase family 2 protein, with product MTSRLAVVTVTYSPGPHLDAFLSTLAVATRERPEVILADNGSTDGAPEAAAEKYSTTVRLLRTGANIGYGAAVNRAVAEVDPAVEFIVVANPDIRWSMGAIDVLLAAAGRWPRAGSLGPLIRNTDGSVYPSARQVPTLFAGGAHAVLGSVWPSNPWTRKYRQENERITERAVGWLSGSCLLLRRAAFDSVGGFDSRYFMYMEDVDLGDRLGKEGWLNVYVPGAEITHAKGHAAGRHPEIMLPAHHESAYRFQADRHPHWWQAPLRAALRGGLKARSKVVVAAALRSERDSRKEVS from the coding sequence GTGACTTCCCGACTCGCCGTAGTGACCGTGACCTACTCGCCCGGTCCGCACCTCGACGCTTTTCTCTCGACGCTCGCAGTAGCGACGCGGGAAAGGCCTGAGGTCATTCTGGCTGACAATGGCTCCACTGATGGTGCGCCGGAAGCTGCCGCCGAGAAGTATTCGACGACGGTGCGGCTGCTGCGAACCGGTGCGAACATTGGCTATGGAGCTGCAGTCAACCGGGCGGTGGCGGAGGTCGACCCTGCGGTGGAGTTCATCGTTGTCGCCAATCCGGATATCAGATGGAGCATGGGAGCGATCGACGTGCTTCTGGCGGCCGCTGGGCGGTGGCCGCGTGCTGGTTCGCTGGGACCTCTGATCCGGAATACGGACGGGTCGGTATACCCCTCTGCTCGCCAGGTCCCCACCCTCTTCGCTGGCGGTGCGCACGCTGTTCTCGGGTCGGTGTGGCCCAGCAATCCGTGGACGCGCAAATACCGGCAGGAAAATGAGCGGATCACCGAACGTGCGGTGGGATGGCTGTCTGGATCATGCCTGCTCCTGCGTCGTGCCGCCTTTGACTCAGTGGGTGGATTCGATTCTCGCTACTTCATGTACATGGAGGATGTGGACCTTGGCGACCGGTTGGGGAAAGAGGGCTGGCTCAACGTTTACGTGCCCGGCGCTGAGATAACCCACGCAAAAGGGCACGCGGCTGGCCGGCATCCCGAGATAATGCTGCCAGCCCATCATGAAAGCGCGTACCGATTCCAGGCTGATCGGCATCCCCACTGGTGGCAGGCGCCGCTGCGGGCGGCACTGCGTGGCGGGCTGAAGGCGCGGTCCAAGGTTGTCGTCGCTGCCGCGCTGCGGAGCGAACGAGACAGTCGGAAGGAAGTGAGTTGA
- the manB gene encoding mannose-1-phosphate guanylyltransferase has protein sequence MSLADGTDAVILVGGKGTRLRPLTLSAPKPMLPTAGLPFLQHLLSRIKAAGIKHVVLGTSFKAEVFEEYFGDGSALGLEIDYVMEDQPLGTGGGIRNVLPKLRGDTVLVFNGDVLGGTDPLAVLRTHREKNADVTMHLVRVGDPRAFGCVPTDEEGRVTAFLEKTQDPPTDQINAGCYVFSREMVEQIPADRPVSVEREVFPKLLTDGAKVYGHVDAAYWRDMGTPEDFVRGSADLVRGIAPSPALNGQSGEFLVHEGAGVAPGALLMGGTVVGRGAEIGAGARVDGAVVFDGAKVDAGAVVERSIIGFGVHVGPRALVRDAVIGDGAQIGARCELVGGARVWPGVIIPDGGLRFSTDV, from the coding sequence CTGTCGTTAGCGGACGGTACCGATGCTGTGATCCTCGTTGGCGGCAAAGGCACGCGGCTGCGTCCGCTCACACTCTCGGCCCCGAAGCCGATGCTCCCGACGGCGGGCCTGCCGTTCCTTCAGCATCTGCTATCCCGCATCAAAGCCGCCGGCATCAAGCACGTCGTACTTGGGACGTCGTTCAAAGCTGAGGTGTTCGAGGAGTACTTCGGCGACGGATCCGCACTCGGTCTCGAGATCGATTACGTGATGGAGGATCAACCACTCGGTACCGGCGGAGGCATTCGGAATGTTTTGCCGAAGCTCCGGGGCGATACCGTTCTTGTTTTCAACGGCGACGTGCTCGGTGGCACTGATCCGCTCGCGGTGCTGCGGACGCACCGCGAGAAGAACGCTGACGTGACGATGCATCTCGTGCGAGTCGGGGATCCGCGTGCGTTCGGTTGCGTCCCCACGGACGAGGAGGGCCGTGTCACCGCGTTCCTCGAGAAGACGCAGGATCCGCCTACTGACCAGATTAATGCGGGCTGCTACGTATTCAGCCGTGAGATGGTCGAACAAATCCCGGCTGACCGGCCTGTCTCCGTAGAACGGGAAGTATTTCCGAAACTGCTGACGGATGGGGCGAAGGTCTACGGCCATGTCGACGCGGCTTACTGGCGTGACATGGGAACCCCGGAGGACTTCGTCCGTGGGTCGGCTGACCTGGTTCGGGGCATCGCGCCCTCGCCCGCGCTCAACGGGCAGAGTGGGGAGTTCCTCGTTCACGAGGGCGCAGGTGTCGCGCCGGGTGCGCTGCTGATGGGCGGCACAGTGGTCGGCCGCGGCGCTGAGATAGGCGCTGGTGCGCGCGTAGATGGTGCCGTGGTGTTCGACGGAGCTAAGGTCGACGCGGGTGCAGTTGTCGAACGGTCGATAATTGGGTTTGGCGTCCACGTGGGCCCACGAGCGCTGGTCCGGGACGCCGTTATTGGGGACGGAGCCCAGATCGGTGCTCGCTGCGAACTGGTGGGTGGCGCCCGCGTCTGGCCCGGCGTGATCATTCCCGACGGCGGGCTGCGGTTCTCCACTGACGTCTAG
- a CDS encoding NUDIX domain-containing protein — MSSLHASARAALHDFRAPTNEQDSVRHTMLAFLDSAPDGCLRKHAPGHITASSLVMTEDRKRVLLTLHPKVGRWIQLGGHCEETDATIHAAALREAEEESGITGLRLDPRVLGLHTHPITCSLGVPTRHLDVRFLVWAPASAEITRSEESVDLAWWPVAELPPNAEHDTINQLITFAEGHESLI; from the coding sequence ATGTCCTCGCTCCATGCCTCGGCCCGTGCCGCTCTCCACGATTTCCGCGCACCCACCAACGAACAAGACTCCGTGCGGCACACGATGCTCGCGTTCCTGGACTCAGCACCGGACGGCTGCCTCCGCAAACACGCGCCCGGACATATCACTGCGTCAAGCCTGGTGATGACGGAGGATCGGAAGCGCGTACTGCTGACACTCCATCCGAAGGTCGGCCGGTGGATTCAACTCGGCGGACATTGCGAGGAGACCGATGCGACCATTCATGCGGCGGCACTGCGCGAGGCGGAGGAAGAATCGGGAATTACTGGGCTGCGGCTTGATCCCCGCGTCCTTGGGCTACATACTCACCCGATAACGTGCTCCCTCGGCGTCCCCACCCGTCACCTCGATGTTCGTTTTCTGGTGTGGGCGCCGGCCAGCGCGGAAATCACACGCAGTGAAGAGTCCGTGGACCTAGCCTGGTGGCCGGTCGCGGAGCTGCCACCGAATGCCGAGCACGACACGATCAACCAGCTCATCACCTTCGCCGAAGGACACGAGAGCCTCATTTAG
- a CDS encoding LCP family protein, whose protein sequence is MRHLQITVALLSVSVLLITGFAWKQFDSFSSRLATAAGLSLGNGEDGAIDILLVGIDSRTDAHGDELSDEELEQLRAGDVDGTNTDTIILIRIPEDGGSAAAFSIPRDSYVEIPDDVPGKDWPSNRKVKINSVFGSTRHQELVRLVEREGMSHEEAEPRATAAGREALVSTVAELTDITVDHYAEIGLLGFILLTDAVGGVEVCLNNAVNEPKSGANFPAGRQTLDGADALSFVRQREGLPGMDIGRIHRQQVFMASLAQRVLSTQVLTNPTALNRLSQAIQRSVVLDSEWDILGFAKQFQGLAVGDVQFETIPVVSMNSWSTDGMQSVVEIDPDQVRERIAEVLATEPEPEEEAVPDFGFDASEVTVSVANASFIEGLATRVSDELNRVGFSEGEVGNWLGRPTPQSKVITADASSEAAQAIAEHLGGLAIEQDTSLEKNQIQVVLTTRYDGPGAEPPPDSVEAAEQFVAGEGDAPPPPMTADNPGPPCID, encoded by the coding sequence GTGCGCCATCTGCAGATCACAGTGGCGCTGCTCTCGGTGTCGGTTCTTCTCATCACGGGCTTCGCGTGGAAGCAGTTCGACTCGTTCTCATCCCGGCTCGCGACTGCTGCCGGCCTCAGCCTGGGGAATGGTGAGGACGGGGCGATCGACATTCTTCTAGTGGGTATTGACAGCCGAACCGACGCGCACGGCGATGAGTTGTCGGACGAGGAACTAGAGCAGCTCCGGGCCGGGGACGTAGACGGGACAAACACCGACACGATCATCCTGATAAGGATCCCGGAAGATGGTGGTTCAGCAGCAGCCTTCTCGATCCCCCGCGACTCGTATGTCGAAATCCCCGACGACGTGCCCGGCAAGGACTGGCCATCAAACCGGAAAGTCAAGATCAATAGCGTGTTCGGCTCAACCCGCCACCAGGAACTCGTGCGCCTGGTTGAGCGGGAAGGCATGAGCCACGAGGAAGCGGAGCCACGTGCGACCGCCGCGGGCCGCGAGGCTCTGGTCAGCACCGTCGCAGAACTGACTGATATCACCGTCGACCATTACGCCGAGATCGGGCTGCTGGGCTTCATCCTCCTCACCGATGCTGTAGGCGGTGTCGAGGTGTGCCTTAACAACGCCGTCAACGAGCCGAAGTCCGGCGCAAACTTCCCGGCAGGGCGGCAAACCCTCGATGGGGCGGACGCGCTGAGTTTCGTCCGCCAGCGCGAAGGTCTTCCGGGCATGGATATTGGCCGTATTCACCGCCAACAGGTATTCATGGCGTCGCTCGCACAGCGTGTGCTCAGCACGCAGGTACTCACGAATCCCACTGCACTCAACCGCCTATCTCAGGCAATTCAGCGATCCGTGGTTCTCGATTCCGAGTGGGACATCCTTGGCTTTGCGAAACAGTTCCAGGGTCTCGCGGTCGGCGATGTTCAATTCGAGACCATCCCGGTAGTGAGCATGAATTCCTGGAGCACAGATGGCATGCAGAGTGTGGTCGAAATCGATCCTGACCAGGTCCGCGAGCGCATCGCTGAGGTTCTCGCAACGGAGCCTGAACCGGAGGAAGAAGCGGTCCCTGACTTCGGATTCGACGCGTCCGAAGTCACCGTCAGCGTCGCGAACGCGAGCTTCATCGAAGGTCTCGCAACGCGCGTGTCCGACGAGCTCAATAGAGTCGGGTTCAGCGAGGGTGAGGTGGGCAATTGGCTCGGGCGTCCCACCCCGCAGAGCAAAGTGATTACGGCGGATGCCTCAAGCGAGGCCGCGCAGGCGATCGCTGAACACCTTGGCGGTCTCGCGATCGAGCAGGATACGAGCCTCGAAAAGAACCAGATCCAAGTGGTTCTGACCACACGCTACGATGGCCCCGGCGCGGAACCTCCTCCGGATTCCGTAGAGGCAGCAGAGCAGTTCGTCGCGGGGGAAGGGGACGCTCCGCCCCCGCCAATGACTGCCGATAACCCTGGACCTCCGTGCATCGACTAG